Proteins from a single region of Akkermansiaceae bacterium:
- a CDS encoding endonuclease/exonuclease/phosphatase family protein — MALALCGSCRRREAVQAPKAVPVREDGKIEILATTFNIRNENARDLDDRAWPRRVANAVRLIRRIQPDVMGMQELTHGQAADLRASLPDYEFFGVGRENGRTQGEYAGIFYLQDRFSRDRAEGGTYWLSGTPEKPGSATWGNTLPRIATWMRLVDLATGRGFYVVNTHFDHQHQGSREQAAVFIASRIDARKHPEEPVILLGDFNAVETNPAVYYLRGVSANLAGGRKQWKNGMTDTFRMLHPSGTSPKTLHLWGRKDAGWKVDHIFVSKGAQVTEAGAVLEPPPYSSDHFPVIARVVFP; from the coding sequence ATGGCGTTGGCCTTGTGTGGATCCTGCCGCCGCCGGGAAGCGGTGCAGGCGCCGAAGGCCGTGCCGGTCCGTGAGGACGGAAAAATCGAAATCCTGGCGACCACGTTCAACATCCGGAACGAGAACGCCCGTGACCTGGATGACCGGGCATGGCCCCGGCGGGTGGCAAATGCGGTGCGCCTCATCCGGCGCATCCAGCCGGATGTGATGGGCATGCAGGAACTCACCCACGGCCAGGCGGCCGACCTTCGCGCTTCCCTCCCGGATTACGAATTTTTCGGCGTGGGCCGGGAGAACGGACGGACGCAGGGTGAATACGCCGGCATCTTCTACCTGCAGGACCGCTTTTCCAGAGACCGTGCTGAAGGCGGCACCTACTGGCTTTCCGGCACGCCGGAAAAGCCGGGTTCCGCCACCTGGGGGAACACCCTGCCGCGCATCGCCACCTGGATGCGGCTGGTGGATCTGGCGACCGGGCGTGGTTTTTATGTGGTGAACACCCATTTCGACCACCAGCACCAAGGCTCGCGGGAACAAGCGGCGGTTTTCATCGCCAGCCGGATCGACGCGCGGAAGCATCCGGAGGAACCGGTGATCCTGCTGGGTGACTTCAACGCGGTGGAAACCAACCCCGCCGTCTATTACCTCCGGGGTGTGTCCGCGAACCTCGCGGGGGGCCGGAAACAGTGGAAAAACGGAATGACCGATACGTTCCGCATGCTGCATCCGTCAGGAACCTCCCCGAAAACGCTCCACCTGTGGGGCCGGAAGGACGCCGGGTGGAAGGTCGATCACATCTTCGTTTCCAAAGGAGCACAGGTCACGGAGGCAGGCGCCGTGCTGGAACCACCTCCCTATTCCTCAGACCACTTCCCCGTCATCGCCAGGGTGGTTTTCCCGTGA
- a CDS encoding antibiotic biosynthesis monooxygenase — translation MSSLSTAVTLHPYFQIHPGKVEEFTAGFPAFIERTSTEAGCLYYDFTLNGDQAFCREAYTDGDAALNHLQNVDDLLKKALSIATLVRLEIHGPESELAKMRGPLVGLNPAWFVHQGGLPK, via the coding sequence ATGAGTTCCCTATCGACCGCCGTCACCCTGCACCCTTACTTCCAGATCCATCCCGGCAAGGTGGAGGAATTCACCGCCGGATTCCCCGCGTTCATCGAGCGGACATCCACGGAAGCGGGCTGCCTCTACTACGACTTCACCTTGAACGGTGACCAGGCGTTCTGCCGCGAGGCCTACACCGATGGCGACGCCGCGCTGAACCACCTGCAAAACGTGGATGATCTGCTGAAGAAGGCGCTCTCCATCGCCACCCTGGTCCGTCTGGAGATCCATGGTCCCGAGAGTGAACTGGCGAAGATGCGCGGCCCGCTCGTCGGACTGAATCCGGCGTGGTTCGTCCATCAGGGCGGCCTGCCGAAGTAA
- a CDS encoding DUF1080 domain-containing protein: protein MKRRTWMILTAGALVGACEKRGTPAPPETPAAAAWIPLTGKWTGTEGGEVTEENGVLQLPFGEQLTAAKWTGGLPAAPFELEYEARRVNGTDFFGAVTFPARGEDCVTFIIGGWGGGLVGISSLDDLDAAENETGSAMQFENGKWYRIRLVCTSDKIEAWIDGGKVVDVSTDNRKLSLRPGPITACAPFGFGSWQSAAEIRGARWKNL, encoded by the coding sequence ATGAAACGGAGAACTTGGATGATCCTCACCGCCGGGGCGCTTGTCGGAGCCTGTGAAAAGCGCGGCACCCCGGCCCCGCCTGAGACCCCTGCAGCCGCAGCCTGGATCCCCCTCACCGGAAAATGGACCGGCACGGAAGGCGGTGAGGTGACGGAGGAAAATGGCGTGCTCCAGCTTCCCTTCGGCGAGCAACTCACCGCCGCGAAATGGACCGGCGGTCTTCCCGCCGCGCCCTTCGAACTGGAGTACGAAGCCCGCCGCGTGAATGGCACCGACTTCTTCGGCGCGGTCACCTTTCCCGCCCGGGGCGAGGACTGCGTGACCTTCATCATCGGCGGCTGGGGCGGCGGACTGGTCGGGATTTCCTCGCTGGATGATCTGGATGCCGCCGAGAACGAAACCGGAAGCGCCATGCAGTTCGAGAACGGGAAATGGTACCGCATCCGCCTGGTCTGCACATCGGACAAGATCGAAGCATGGATCGACGGCGGGAAGGTCGTGGATGTCTCCACGGACAACCGGAAGCTCTCCCTGCGCCCCGGGCCGATCACGGCTTGCGCGCCATTCGGCTTCGGCAGTTGGCAGAGCGCCGCGGAGATCCGCGGCGCCCGCTGGAAAAACCTCTGA
- a CDS encoding DNRLRE domain-containing protein: protein MPAIIRCFLAAVAFTAAVHAKVSVTPVADGHVMNTSATTSYGSSATLVANSSNGVRVIYLRFDLSTVNLPAARITLDLFSNGVGFDSFNLYGLVTGEDWQESSLRWNNAPGIKNAYTTNSGTLSQIIEPAALYLGGTPLASFSAPGAADSRNRAFDVTSGPVHDFIAADADKVVTFLIVEQDPPDSSGLSWHSREAANAALRPTLSFYQAGDTWDHLRVVLLGGQSNMDGRAAGSGLPAHLQQPQEDIPFYYHTHGSSANADSSLGQLTTLRPGATQMPAGGFGPEVSLGYHLSRAIGEAPRTRLAIIKYARGGTNLHTQWKAGGDSSVTGDGDVYQVWQRVVRNGVSGLSNAFPDARLDIAAIVWIQSGSDITSSQAASAAYGDNQRAFIHDVRATIRPNLPFYLARVSDQLFAHSNPSGPNYQNYLLVRAGQEAVAGDTAGVHLLEFDGSSYPVLSDGLHFAAGGLVKIGEEYADHLARTIILRSSILPGPTLRWNAIPGRAYQVEHSGDLSSWSSISAGPVSEWTDPAPPARRFYRIAEAD, encoded by the coding sequence ATGCCCGCCATCATCCGTTGTTTTCTGGCCGCGGTGGCGTTCACCGCAGCCGTCCACGCGAAAGTCTCCGTAACTCCCGTTGCGGACGGCCATGTGATGAATACCAGCGCGACGACCAGCTACGGATCGTCAGCCACGTTGGTGGCCAACAGCAGCAACGGCGTCCGCGTCATCTACCTCCGCTTCGACCTTTCCACGGTCAACCTCCCCGCCGCCCGCATCACGCTCGATCTGTTCTCCAATGGGGTGGGATTCGATTCCTTCAACCTCTACGGCCTCGTCACCGGGGAGGATTGGCAGGAGTCCTCCCTCCGCTGGAACAACGCGCCGGGCATCAAAAACGCCTACACGACCAACAGCGGCACGCTTTCCCAGATCATCGAGCCGGCGGCCCTCTACCTCGGGGGCACACCGCTCGCCTCCTTCAGCGCCCCCGGTGCGGCGGATTCCCGCAACCGCGCTTTCGACGTCACCTCCGGACCCGTCCATGACTTCATCGCCGCGGATGCCGACAAGGTGGTGACCTTCCTCATCGTGGAGCAGGACCCGCCGGACAGTTCCGGCCTGAGCTGGCATTCGCGCGAGGCTGCGAACGCCGCGCTGCGTCCCACGCTTTCCTTTTATCAGGCGGGAGACACGTGGGACCATCTCCGCGTCGTGCTGCTCGGCGGACAGTCCAATATGGATGGCCGCGCCGCCGGATCCGGCCTGCCCGCCCATCTCCAGCAACCTCAGGAAGATATTCCCTTCTACTATCATACCCATGGTTCTTCAGCGAATGCCGACTCTTCGCTGGGGCAACTCACCACCCTGCGTCCGGGCGCGACACAGATGCCCGCCGGAGGATTCGGCCCCGAAGTTTCCCTCGGCTACCATCTTTCCCGTGCCATCGGGGAGGCACCGCGCACCCGTCTGGCCATCATCAAGTATGCCCGTGGCGGGACGAACCTCCACACCCAGTGGAAGGCGGGCGGGGACTCCTCCGTCACCGGGGATGGGGATGTCTATCAGGTCTGGCAGCGTGTCGTCCGCAACGGGGTCTCCGGGCTTTCCAACGCGTTCCCCGATGCCCGGCTCGACATCGCCGCCATCGTCTGGATCCAGTCCGGAAGCGACATCACCTCCAGCCAGGCGGCCTCCGCGGCCTATGGCGACAACCAGCGCGCCTTCATCCATGATGTCCGCGCCACCATCCGGCCGAATCTGCCGTTCTATCTCGCCAGGGTTTCGGACCAACTCTTCGCCCACTCGAATCCTTCGGGACCGAACTACCAGAACTACCTCCTCGTCCGTGCCGGACAGGAAGCCGTCGCCGGAGACACCGCCGGAGTCCACCTTCTGGAGTTCGACGGCTCCTCCTACCCGGTCCTCAGTGATGGCCTCCACTTCGCGGCCGGAGGGTTGGTGAAAATCGGCGAGGAATACGCGGATCACCTCGCGCGCACCATCATCCTCCGTTCTTCCATCCTGCCCGGACCGACACTCCGCTGGAACGCCATTCCCGGCCGCGCCTATCAGGTGGAGCACAGCGGGGATCTTTCCTCCTGGTCCTCCATCTCCGCCGGTCCTGTCTCCGAATGGACGGATCCCGCACCTCCAGCCAGACGGTTCTACCGCATCGCCGAGGCTGACTGA
- a CDS encoding LamG domain-containing protein translates to MFHEERFRVLLGDYFDESLKGEDRLELERMVLSSARARELFWEAAEQHALGTEWALASLGRELMMVEETRERTRGRGWVKLAVAAGIAAMAGLPLWLALKDDGGEMAAVETTVEVEPVALLGLSSGAVWEDGANRLSGDTLPTGNLRLKAGTVRIDFYNGTRGWIQGPAEFQLVSPMEMKMNLGTLRMNVPPMAVGFRVTSGELGVTDLGTEFGLMAEADGRKEVHVFNGEVSVEQPELGITGMRLGSGKALKMEGKNWSGVPAIAAVFPDPAAVWNQVSGKAKADLEAWKAFTEKFSTQPGMLVHYLFHPGNPEGRVPNMVPGAAPQADGSLIGGEWNTGRWGEKSAVTFRTSKDRLRLSLPGEYDAMTFLVWLRLEDLPTALAPIWRGEADKQRGCIHWNIDQLGRVRMGVMTGAEEFLSPDGWASGWDLALSGSVMGKALGKWTHLAGVYDSRAQRITLWMDGRLIATKPLRHRIPAVPGISQIGSALAGDNSERGGSRSLGGKVDEVAVAGRAFTTEEIRAHYVAGRAEAGQLAEPIQW, encoded by the coding sequence ATGTTTCACGAAGAACGATTCAGGGTACTGCTGGGCGATTACTTCGATGAGTCGCTGAAGGGGGAGGATCGTCTGGAACTGGAGAGGATGGTGCTGTCCTCGGCACGGGCCCGCGAGCTGTTCTGGGAGGCTGCGGAGCAACACGCGCTGGGAACGGAGTGGGCGCTGGCCTCGCTGGGCCGGGAGCTGATGATGGTCGAGGAAACGCGGGAGCGGACCCGCGGAAGAGGATGGGTGAAGCTGGCGGTCGCCGCGGGCATCGCGGCCATGGCGGGACTGCCTCTCTGGCTGGCCTTGAAGGATGACGGCGGAGAAATGGCGGCGGTGGAGACCACGGTGGAGGTGGAACCGGTGGCGCTGCTCGGCCTCAGTTCCGGAGCGGTGTGGGAGGACGGAGCCAACCGGCTGAGCGGGGACACCCTGCCCACCGGCAACCTGAGGCTGAAGGCGGGAACAGTGCGGATCGACTTCTACAACGGCACCCGGGGATGGATCCAGGGGCCGGCGGAATTCCAGCTCGTTTCACCCATGGAGATGAAGATGAACCTGGGCACGCTGCGGATGAATGTTCCGCCGATGGCCGTGGGGTTCAGGGTGACCTCCGGAGAACTCGGGGTGACGGACCTCGGGACCGAGTTCGGGTTGATGGCGGAAGCGGACGGAAGAAAGGAAGTTCATGTTTTCAACGGCGAGGTTTCCGTCGAACAACCGGAACTGGGGATCACCGGGATGCGGCTGGGCAGCGGCAAGGCCCTGAAAATGGAGGGCAAGAACTGGAGCGGCGTTCCGGCGATCGCAGCCGTCTTCCCCGATCCGGCGGCGGTGTGGAACCAGGTGTCCGGAAAAGCGAAGGCGGATCTCGAAGCCTGGAAGGCCTTCACGGAAAAGTTCAGCACCCAGCCGGGGATGCTGGTGCATTATCTCTTCCACCCGGGCAATCCGGAGGGGCGCGTCCCGAACATGGTGCCGGGTGCCGCACCGCAGGCGGATGGCTCGTTGATCGGCGGAGAGTGGAACACCGGCCGCTGGGGGGAGAAGTCCGCGGTCACCTTCCGCACCAGCAAGGACCGCCTGAGACTGTCCTTGCCCGGAGAATATGACGCGATGACCTTTCTGGTGTGGCTGCGGCTGGAGGATCTGCCAACCGCCCTGGCCCCGATCTGGAGAGGGGAAGCGGACAAGCAGCGGGGCTGCATCCACTGGAACATCGACCAACTGGGCCGGGTGAGAATGGGGGTGATGACCGGTGCCGAGGAATTCCTCTCACCGGACGGCTGGGCGAGCGGGTGGGATCTCGCGCTGAGCGGGAGCGTGATGGGCAAGGCGCTCGGAAAATGGACCCACCTCGCGGGGGTGTACGACTCACGGGCGCAGCGGATCACCCTATGGATGGACGGGCGGCTGATCGCCACCAAACCGTTGCGCCATCGCATCCCCGCGGTTCCGGGGATCTCCCAGATCGGCAGCGCGCTTGCGGGCGATAACAGCGAACGCGGCGGCAGCAGAAGCCTGGGGGGCAAGGTGGATGAAGTGGCCGTGGCGGGCCGGGCCTTCACCACGGAGGAGATCCGGGCGCACTATGTGGCGGGCCGGGCGGAGGCGGGCCAACTTGCCGAACCGATCCAGTGGTGA
- a CDS encoding sigma-70 family RNA polymerase sigma factor — MGQRNTITAAAVDEEALERVQRLFVRYLPVVRASVLARIPNAHWAEDVVQETFLTVCRKAGDFEKDSNFPAWVCRIAAYKTLEALKAGARRFEPLSEEAMSALMASEPDRSDLAERLGLFEECMEDLAPKARQVMELRYRGEHLPEEISRLMGWSLGAVRVAISRARALLQECVARKWEARE; from the coding sequence ATGGGCCAGCGGAACACAATCACCGCCGCAGCGGTGGACGAGGAGGCACTGGAACGGGTCCAGAGGCTTTTCGTGAGGTATCTGCCGGTGGTGAGGGCCTCCGTCCTCGCGCGGATCCCCAACGCGCACTGGGCGGAGGATGTGGTGCAGGAAACCTTCCTCACCGTTTGCCGGAAGGCGGGCGACTTCGAGAAGGATTCGAACTTTCCTGCATGGGTATGCCGGATCGCCGCATACAAGACGCTTGAGGCGCTGAAGGCGGGGGCACGGCGGTTCGAGCCGCTGTCGGAAGAGGCGATGTCCGCCCTGATGGCTTCGGAGCCGGACCGCAGCGACCTGGCCGAGCGGCTGGGGTTGTTCGAGGAATGCATGGAGGATCTGGCGCCGAAAGCGCGGCAGGTGATGGAGCTGCGCTACCGCGGGGAACATCTGCCGGAGGAAATCTCCCGGCTCATGGGATGGAGCCTGGGCGCGGTGCGGGTCGCCATTTCAAGGGCACGGGCGCTGCTGCAGGAGTGCGTGGCGAGAAAATGGGAGGCACGGGAATAG
- a CDS encoding rRNA pseudouridine synthase produces MKLVKLLANLGYGSRKEVQRLIRTGAVTDTDGRVLGESEVPGHNRILFRGEPLDPPAPLTILLNKPDGYTCSAEDPGSTIYDLLPERFAHRNPGLNPIGRLDKDTTGLLLMTDDGKLLHKIIHPKSNCLKVYRATLDRPLEGHEAEIFASGELMLNSETKPLLPAKLEVTGEKEALITLHEGRYHQVRRMFAAVGNHVLELERISIGGLKLPDDLEEGEWRVLSAEDHRHLFT; encoded by the coding sequence ATGAAACTCGTCAAACTGCTCGCCAACCTCGGTTACGGCTCCCGCAAGGAAGTCCAGCGCCTCATCAGGACCGGCGCTGTCACGGACACCGATGGGAGGGTGCTGGGCGAAAGCGAAGTGCCCGGCCACAACCGGATCCTTTTCCGCGGGGAACCCCTCGATCCGCCGGCCCCGCTGACCATCCTACTCAACAAGCCGGACGGCTATACGTGCAGCGCGGAGGATCCCGGCAGCACCATCTACGACCTGCTGCCGGAGCGCTTCGCCCACCGCAACCCGGGACTCAATCCCATCGGCAGGCTGGACAAGGACACCACCGGCCTGCTGCTGATGACGGATGACGGGAAGCTGCTCCACAAGATCATCCACCCGAAATCGAACTGCCTCAAAGTCTATCGGGCGACGCTCGACCGCCCGCTGGAAGGCCATGAAGCGGAGATCTTCGCATCCGGAGAGTTGATGCTGAACAGCGAAACAAAGCCGCTGCTGCCCGCGAAACTGGAGGTCACCGGGGAAAAGGAAGCGCTCATCACGCTCCATGAGGGCCGCTACCACCAAGTGCGCCGCATGTTCGCCGCCGTGGGCAACCACGTGCTGGAACTGGAGCGCATTTCCATCGGCGGGCTGAAACTGCCGGACGATCTGGAAGAAGGTGAATGGCGGGTGCTGTCCGCGGAGGATCACCGCCATCTGTTCACCTGA
- a CDS encoding class I SAM-dependent methyltransferase — MNPALETLMLAFAADGLPVPERALFLGAEPHPDLAGWPQVTGWQPFKPKADAWDNAGLPRIAAPEGTWPLVMVLPGKSRDEALHWFALGHDLLEPGGTLLVAMPNTAGAARFEKELSHAAREIRSIQKHKCRAFHAVKSPSWDQGLLEEWRSLGGRRNIPDTRFTTEAGIFSADHIDPGSLLLAAQLPASLRGKAADLGAGWGYLTDALLKRCPKITSVDLYEADARALACAERNLAEHQRGIGAKEDPLSLESPACMVADEIPLAFHWHDVTKGLPEKYDIIIMNPPFHSGQATDVDLGRTFIRTAAASLNRGGKLLLVANRQLPYEAELTALGMPARKLAEDTVYKILSADRR; from the coding sequence ATGAATCCCGCGCTGGAAACCCTGATGCTCGCGTTCGCCGCGGACGGCCTCCCCGTCCCGGAGCGGGCGTTGTTCCTGGGCGCGGAACCACACCCGGACCTGGCGGGGTGGCCGCAGGTCACCGGCTGGCAGCCTTTCAAGCCGAAGGCGGATGCGTGGGACAACGCGGGCCTCCCCCGCATCGCCGCTCCGGAAGGCACCTGGCCGCTGGTGATGGTCCTGCCGGGAAAGTCCCGTGACGAGGCGCTCCATTGGTTCGCGCTCGGCCATGATCTTCTGGAGCCGGGCGGCACGCTGCTGGTGGCGATGCCGAACACGGCGGGCGCGGCGCGTTTTGAAAAGGAACTTTCCCACGCCGCCCGGGAGATCCGGTCCATCCAGAAGCACAAATGCCGTGCGTTCCACGCGGTGAAATCGCCGTCATGGGACCAGGGCCTGCTGGAGGAATGGCGGTCACTCGGAGGGCGGAGGAACATCCCGGACACCCGCTTCACCACGGAGGCGGGCATCTTCAGCGCGGACCACATCGATCCCGGCTCATTGTTGCTGGCGGCGCAGCTTCCCGCCTCGCTGCGCGGGAAGGCCGCGGATCTGGGTGCGGGGTGGGGCTACCTCACGGACGCCCTCCTGAAACGATGCCCGAAGATCACCTCCGTGGATCTCTACGAAGCCGACGCCCGTGCGCTGGCCTGCGCGGAACGGAACCTTGCGGAACATCAGCGCGGCATCGGAGCGAAGGAAGATCCGCTTTCACTGGAGTCCCCCGCCTGCATGGTGGCGGATGAGATCCCCCTCGCCTTCCACTGGCATGATGTGACGAAGGGTCTGCCGGAGAAGTATGATATCATCATCATGAATCCGCCGTTCCACAGCGGCCAGGCGACGGATGTGGATCTCGGCCGCACGTTCATCAGGACGGCGGCGGCTTCCCTCAACCGTGGCGGAAAATTGCTGCTGGTCGCCAACCGCCAGCTTCCCTACGAAGCGGAACTCACCGCGCTCGGCATGCCCGCCCGCAAGCTGGCGGAGGACACCGTCTATAAGATCCTCTCCGCCGACCGCCGCTGA
- a CDS encoding 2-hydroxyacid dehydrogenase, which yields MICAVFDTKPYDREFLSAAASGTALELRFLEFRLGQETVFSSEGAQSVCVFVNDRVDRPVVEALAEKGIRHIALRCAGFNNVDLEAAKEHGITVTRVPAYSPHAVAEHTVALLMTLNRKIHRAYNRVREQNFSLNGLVGFDLHGKTVGIVGTGKIGRITAAIFRGFGCRVLAQDPYESKEWAAENGVTYTSLDELLAASDIVSLHSPLFPETYHLLDAGRLARMKRGAYLINTSRGKLVDTAALIGALKSGHLGGVALDVYEEEEGIFFEDHSGHVLGDDILARLLTFPNVLVTSHQAFLTHEALEEIARVTVENLTRVVAGKNPLENTSLG from the coding sequence ATGATCTGCGCTGTCTTCGACACCAAGCCCTATGACCGTGAATTTCTCTCCGCCGCTGCTTCCGGCACGGCTCTGGAGCTGCGCTTCCTGGAGTTCCGTCTCGGGCAGGAGACGGTGTTTTCCTCTGAGGGAGCGCAGAGCGTCTGCGTGTTCGTGAACGACCGCGTGGACCGTCCGGTGGTGGAAGCCTTGGCGGAGAAAGGCATCCGCCACATTGCGTTGCGCTGCGCCGGATTCAACAATGTCGATCTGGAGGCGGCGAAGGAACACGGCATCACCGTCACACGGGTGCCCGCCTACTCCCCCCACGCCGTGGCGGAGCACACCGTGGCGCTGCTGATGACCCTCAACCGGAAGATCCACCGTGCGTACAACCGTGTGCGGGAGCAGAACTTTTCGCTCAACGGACTGGTGGGGTTCGACCTGCATGGAAAGACGGTGGGCATCGTCGGCACCGGGAAGATCGGCAGGATCACCGCCGCCATATTCCGCGGCTTCGGCTGCCGGGTGCTGGCGCAGGATCCGTATGAAAGCAAGGAGTGGGCCGCGGAGAACGGCGTCACCTACACCTCGCTCGATGAACTGCTCGCCGCGAGTGACATCGTCTCGCTCCACTCGCCATTGTTTCCGGAAACCTACCACCTGCTGGATGCCGGCCGGCTCGCACGGATGAAGCGCGGGGCCTACCTCATCAACACCAGCCGCGGGAAGCTGGTGGACACCGCTGCCCTCATCGGTGCGCTGAAAAGCGGCCACCTCGGCGGGGTTGCACTGGATGTGTATGAGGAGGAGGAAGGCATCTTCTTCGAGGACCACTCCGGCCATGTCCTGGGGGATGACATCCTCGCCCGTCTGCTCACGTTCCCCAATGTGCTCGTCACCTCCCACCAGGCATTCCTGACCCATGAGGCGCTGGAGGAGATCGCCCGCGTGACGGTGGAGAATTTGACCCGGGTAGTGGCAGGGAAGAATCCGTTGGAAAACACCTCGCTCGGGTGA
- a CDS encoding PEP-CTERM sorting domain-containing protein — translation MKALFSTLLLGLAVLPASAATVTFGFESRDFTPVSSGSGYTTTNLSEAGDLATNAVFGGFTGTLAPTATTIVRAYRPTNMANSETPDINTHVSYLTFTITPDAGQMLDLSTATLSFNLGSFTGFSANQDMKAFARAGYSVNGGTYTALGSVVSAIAPPYADAADNWTGQSSFNSTANKFKIVQTSSGALSLSGITGLAAGDSVTFRIALGDTSSSNASLTGTSQIKGIYVDQISVDGFSVIPEPSAMALVAMGGLAFSLRRRR, via the coding sequence ATGAAAGCCCTTTTCTCCACCCTCCTCCTCGGCCTCGCCGTCCTTCCCGCTTCCGCCGCCACCGTCACCTTCGGCTTTGAGAGCAGGGATTTCACACCGGTATCCTCAGGTTCCGGCTACACCACGACGAATCTCAGCGAGGCGGGAGACCTCGCCACCAATGCCGTCTTCGGCGGTTTCACCGGGACCCTGGCGCCCACCGCCACCACCATCGTGCGCGCCTACCGGCCGACGAATATGGCGAATAGCGAAACACCCGACATCAACACCCACGTTTCCTATCTGACCTTCACCATCACCCCGGATGCCGGGCAGATGCTGGATCTCTCCACCGCCACCTTGTCTTTCAACCTCGGCTCCTTCACCGGCTTCTCCGCCAACCAGGACATGAAGGCGTTCGCGCGGGCGGGCTATTCGGTCAACGGGGGAACCTATACCGCCCTTGGCAGTGTCGTCAGTGCCATCGCCCCCCCGTATGCGGACGCGGCGGACAACTGGACCGGACAGAGTTCGTTCAACTCCACCGCCAACAAGTTCAAGATCGTGCAGACCTCTTCCGGAGCGCTGTCCTTGTCCGGCATCACCGGCCTCGCGGCAGGGGACTCCGTGACGTTCAGGATCGCACTGGGTGATACCTCCAGCTCGAATGCTTCCCTGACGGGCACCAGCCAGATCAAAGGGATCTACGTCGACCAGATCTCCGTGGACGGTTTTTCCGTGATTCCGGAGCCATCCGCGATGGCCCTGGTGGCGATGGGAGGCCTGGCCTTTTCGCTCCGCCGGCGGAGATAA